The genomic segment GAGAGGCAAAGTATGCTTTTATACAGATAACGCTCTGGCACAGCGAGATTTTTCTCTGCGGAATggaaacacaaacaacaaagaaTCCGATTCGGTGTTGTTTTTCAGGTGGGATGTCCACGCTGAGGTAGTTGTTATAGcactaagtaaaaaaaaaataaaataaaataaaaggaaaactaaaactCGAGCATCtttaaattatgatttttttcgtAATAGAAAGATACGTGAACACTGGATTTGCAAACACGGCAAACGGATTTAGAGGATGTGTTTCAGGGAGACAGACGGATGCAAATTTTTATAACTTTACTGCTTTTATCTTATGTCTGCTAACGCGCAGTActtgtattttaatacatttagaTAATAAAAAGATGAATCTTTCAAAGCAGAGTTAAGCCAGCGAAGTGGAAGAGATTTCTGAAGTGTATTAACTGAATCAACATTTTCTGtgtactgtttttgttttggtttggtttgtttttttttggttaagaAACGATAATTCTGGGGAGAAATGATCCCATATTTTGGTAATGCTGTCTTTTAAGCTGATATGGGCATGTGCAAGAAAGATATCTGTGCTTGGTTTTTAAAACTTCAACAATAGGTGTTACTTCTCTAAATGCTATGGAGAAATTTACTTAAAAGTGACAGTGAGATTATTTAATCCTGAAATACTGGCTGAAAATAAACCTTTCAGCTAGAAGGGCTGAATGTGATTTCTAATCAAAGCAGTTTGggttttctttggaaaagttaatatttctgtgtaAAATTAAACAACATCAAGTTATCTTTCCTGGAGTAATTCTGTGTCATGATACCTTTATATATCTACATAGAAATTATTTGCATGCACACGTGTATAGAATGAGCAGTGAGATAGGATACTAGATCCTTAAATGCCATTTCTGGAtatcagaatatttttgttactggtaaagcagaaaaaaatcgtGTTTTGTTTAAAGTGGATTTATAAAGAACTACTTTGGTTATAAAACGATCCCTAATCAGAGTTCAGTTAATGCCTTAAAGACCTAAGCTACCAGTGGACTTGTGTGGCTCCCATACCGCTCTAGTGCCATAATTTTATTTGTACGTACTGCTGGTAGTGGAAATGCTGTCGTGCAAACAGTAGTGCTCGTAGTGCTGGGGGTTGGTGATCTCTGCAAGTGCTGGATGAAAGTAATCCGTCAGCATGTGCTGGAAAcacagcttcattttctttcagttcttccCGTTAGCTGTCTTCCCTCTCCTTGCTTTGCGCAAGGACTTAAGGCTCTAGAGGAGGTAAAAGTAAACACGCGGCTTCCCCCGCCCCGAGTGGGAGCTCTGCGGCTCCGGCACGTCTGCAGGACGGCAGCTCCGGCCCCAGCACCAACGTGCGGGCTGGCTTCGAGCAGTGCCATGCTGACAAGTTTGGGACGAAGTGGACAGCAGCGCAGTGCCAGGTCTGCCACAAACACTGCTCCACTCCGAACCTCTTGTCCTGACTTTGGGCTTGGGTTTAGGTTGAGGGTGTTGAGTAAAATACACGAGCGCGCTTAAACGGTTTCCGATagtctttttctctttattttctttttattttctttattattttttttttggtaggagTTGACAgaaaatgtatgtatttgtttttttgcaggggGTTTCGATTGGATTGTGATTTGACACTAAACTATTAAATTATATAGGGGTTACATTTAGTTTTATTGCTTCCAAGTTTATCCCAGCATAATCTAAAGCActctgttgtttttcctctcttttttttccccactatttCGTTTTTCTGACAAAGCGTTCTGTGCCTCAGACCCAGTGGTGCTCGTCTCCTCGGCAGTTGTTTCCCGATCCCTGCGGTGCTCTGGGTCGGGGCAGGCTGGGACGCGGTTTGTTGGGGAGCGGCTCGCAGAGAGCTGCGCCTGTGCGGCTGCTGGGGGGTTTGATCGTAATTCACTCGGAATTTTATAGCTAGGAAAATACACACCCAGACCCGCACTCACGGGGCATTAACTATGCAGGCACTCTCCGTGTATCCGTAACGGGAAATTTTAGAATTAACTGTCCGCGATTTTCCCCGCTCTGACGATTGCGCCTGTTTAGCGAGGAGCATCTTTTCTTGATCTGGGACTGGCAAattcacaaaaggaaaaaaaacggAGCGAGAAAGCCTGGCTCTCAGCCGGCCCCCCAacccccagccccggccgctTTCGGCCCGTCCCCCCCTCGTCCCCCACCCTCCCCGGGGCCGGCCGCCTCGGAGCCCCCCGGccgcggagcggggccgggcagggcaggagccggGCAGGAGCCGGGCTGGCCGGGGGGGCTGAGCCGTGCAGCAGCCGCTGGCTCTCCCTAACGGCCCGCGGTTGTTCTCCCAGCAGAGCATGCCGTCCATCAGCAGTGACCGCGCTGCCCTGTGCGCCGGCTGCGGGGGGAAGATCTCGGACCGCTACTACCTGCTGGCCGTGGACAAGCAGTGGCACATGCGCTGCCTCAAGTGCTGCGAGTGCAAGCTCAACCTGGAGTCCGAGCTCACCTGCTTCAGCAAGGACGGCAGCATTTACTGCAAGGAGGATTACTACAGGTACAGCCCAAAGCCGCCCGGAGAGCCGGGGGGGGATGAGGGGGGACCGCGGGCTCCCGGAGCCtcccggccggggccgggcgcaTCCCCCGGGCTGCTGTGGGAGCCCGAGGCCCCTCGGCGGGCGGCGCGGAGCAGCCCGGCCCCTGGAGCGGCCGCCCGGCCCCACGCGGGTCCCGCCGGGGGGCTGCGGATGGGGCGGGGGTCGGGGGTCGGCGCGGCTCCCTGGGGCTCCCTGCGGCTCCCTGCCGCAGCCCGGGGTCCGGCGGccgcggggggagcggggccgagACCCCAGGTCCTGCCGCCCTCCCGGCAGCGGCCCGGCGTCGTGTCCCGGCCCGCAGCCCCCCTCCGCGGGCTGCCCAGCGCCCCTCACCGTCTCCTCGGGCCCTTGTGTTTTGCAGGAGGTTTTCGGTGCAGAGATGCGCGAGGTGTCACCTGGGGATTTCTGCCTCCGAAATGGTCATGAGGGCCAGGGATTTGGTATATCACTTAAACTGCTTCACTTGCACCACCTGCAACAAGATGCTGACCACCGGCGACCACTTTGGCATGAAGGACAATCTGGTGTACTGCCGCCTCCATTTCGAGACTCTCATCCAGGGGGAGTACCAGGTGCATTTCAATCACTCGGATGTAGCCGCTGGGAAGGGCCCAGCACTGGGAGCGGGCTCTGCCAGTACTTTGGGACTGCCTTATTACAACGGCGTGGGGACTGTCCAGAAGGGGAGAcccaggaaaaggaagagcCCGGGGCCTGGGGCAGACCTGGCAGCGTACAACGCAGGTAAGAGACCCCATCTTCCCCCAGGAACAATTCCAAcggtttgtttttgttcactTCCAAAGGGGGATTTCCGTTTATTTTAGCTTAAACCGTTAATAATAGTTTAGCTGCAGCATAATTATTGAGATCAAGTGCTGTCAAACTGCAATTACAGAAGCTAATATGTTAGcatttttcacttcagctggaaataaaatgttttgaagcGAGGTCATCTGGttaaggagggggagaggggggagtgGAGCCTGAAATAAAATCTGGAAACCAGAGATTGGAAGTTAGCACTTCAGAGAGCTGTGAATTTTCTTTAGTAGCTACACCCTCCGAGGCTGCTGATGGGCGAAGCGTTCTGcccttctctccagctcccGCACCTCCGGCTCGGGGGGCAGGGGGCCGAAAAGCGGCCGtccccggggggcagcggggggcagGTGGCtgcggctggggctggggctgcgctgctgggacgGGACCGGCTGGGCTGAGCGCCGCCGCTCGCTGCCCCTCGCTGGCACCGGCCCTGCCGGGGGGAGCCGTGCCCCGGGCTCTGCCCTCAGCTGCCCGCTCCCCGAGGAGTTTCCTCGTCCGGCCTCCCCACGGCGGCTCCGGAACTTTGCAGGGAAAGGAACCGGGGCGGTCTCCTGCCTTCCCGGGGCCCCGAAGGCCGCCCCGTGCGGGGCCCGCTGTCCCTGGGGAACGCCGCCCGGGGGGGGCCGCCCGGGGCCGTGCCCCCGCTGTCGGGCTGCCCCCTCGGGCTGCCCGGGGCCGGCCGCGGCGCTGTCGGGGTGGGAGCCGGGGCCGCTCCCCGCCCGGGCCGGGGGGCTTGAGAGGCtccggggggcgcggggaggcCGCAGGGCGAGGCTGCTGCCGCCGCCTGGGGCAGGGACGGCGGCGCCCGAAGCGAGCGGGTGGCGCTGAAAACGGCGAGGAGAAGGCAAGCGCACCTCGGGACGGGGCTGCCACCCACCGCTGCCTTCAGCAGCGATTTGGGAACGGCGCAAAAACCCGGGGCCGTCCCAGGGGTGAAGGCTGCTGAAAGGTGCGCCTAGCGTTGTCCCTGCGAGCTCCCGCACACGCAGGCGGCAGCGGCTCCCCCGCTTAAAAAC from the Anas platyrhynchos isolate ZD024472 breed Pekin duck chromosome 18, IASCAAS_PekinDuck_T2T, whole genome shotgun sequence genome contains:
- the LHX2 gene encoding LIM/homeobox protein Lhx2 isoform X3, translated to MPSISSDRAALCAGCGGKISDRYYLLAVDKQWHMRCLKCCECKLNLESELTCFSKDGSIYCKEDYYRRFSVQRCARCHLGISASEMVMRARDLVYHLNCFTCTTCNKMLTTGDHFGMKDNLVYCRLHFETLIQGEYQVHFNHSDVAAGKGPALGAGSASTLGLPYYNGVGTVQKGRPRKRKSPGPGADLAAYNAALSCNENDGDHLDRDQQYPSNQKTKRMRTSFKHHQLRTMKSYFAINHNPDAKDLKQLAQKTGLTKRVLQVWFQNARAKFRRNLLRQENTGVDKTSDSTLQAGTPSGPASEISNASMSPSSTPTTLTDLTNPTMPTVTSVLTSVPGSLEVHESRSPSQTTLTNLF